GGAAACACTGACCAGGCTGAATCTCTCATAAACCAACTGGAGCAGCACTATAAACAGGTAGTTGCCCAACTATATAAACAGGAAACCTCCATTGAAAAAGGCAAACAGGTTTTGGCTACCGTTTTCCAAGACATAAGAGCACGACTGGACCTTCCGTATTCCGGGGTAACCGAAAAAATCATTCTGGCTCAGGGCGAGTTGTTGTCCACCCAGCTTTTCCAGATTTTTCAGGAAGAGAAGGGCATCAAATCTGTGTTATTGCCGGCGCTGGAATTCATGCGCATTACGCCAGACGAGGAACCAGACCAGGCTTACATTAGAGAACACCTGAACCAGTTGCTGGCCCAGTACCCAGACAATCAGCTCTTTATTACGCAAGGGTACATCTGCCGCAACGCCAAAAACGAGATAGACAACCTGAAGCGGGGCGGAAGCGATTACTCGGCCTCTATCATTGGGGCAGCGGTGAAGGCGTCTGAGATCCAGATCTGGACCGATATTGACGGCATGCACAACAATGACCCGCGGGTGGTGAAAAACACCTACCCCATTGCCGAACTGTCTTTTGACGAAGCAGCTGAGCTGGCGTATTTCGGGGCGAAGATTCTGCACCCTTCCAGTATCTTGCCTGCCCAGCAGGGCAATATTCCGGTTAGGTTACTGAATACCATGCAGCCTGAAGCCACCGGCACCACCATCTCGTCTAAAAAATC
This Rufibacter radiotolerans DNA region includes the following protein-coding sequences:
- a CDS encoding aspartate kinase → MKIMKFGGTSVGSAERMGAVSQLLPTQEPVIVVLSAMSGTTNHLVHIGQELAQGNTDQAESLINQLEQHYKQVVAQLYKQETSIEKGKQVLATVFQDIRARLDLPYSGVTEKIILAQGELLSTQLFQIFQEEKGIKSVLLPALEFMRITPDEEPDQAYIREHLNQLLAQYPDNQLFITQGYICRNAKNEIDNLKRGGSDYSASIIGAAVKASEIQIWTDIDGMHNNDPRVVKNTYPIAELSFDEAAELAYFGAKILHPSSILPAQQGNIPVRLLNTMQPEATGTTISSKKSGSKIKAVAAKDGIIAIKIKSSRMLLAYGFLRSVFEVFERFKTPIDMITTSEVAVSLTIDNDKYLPEITEALQRFGTVEIDSGLTIVCVVGDFMEDKPGAALRVVQSLAQIPLRMISYGGSKNNISFLVNTKFKEEALISINEGVFQEREEANA